A single Lolium perenne isolate Kyuss_39 chromosome 6, Kyuss_2.0, whole genome shotgun sequence DNA region contains:
- the LOC127310184 gene encoding uncharacterized protein produces MAVLSPPPTVEYLNWSDQPIGFNIEDHPPQMPQPRHSKMVLPAVIEGYEIPRVFIDGGSSINLIYADTLRKMHISLANLKSTETIFHGITAEKPSYPLGKIALDIQFETVENFRKEKLEFEVIDWSSQYHTLLGRPAYARFMAVLHYAYLLWRIPGPIGPIMVSGSFALSDKCDRDFNRISESFGMHAEYEATKFTANHDVLPYGGRSLQEQAFDTSKDTKEVHIHPTDPKKTTSIVTNLDRT; encoded by the coding sequence ATGGCAGTACTATCACCACCACCAACtgtcgagtaccttaattggtcagatcAGCCAATAGGATTCAACATAGAAGATCACCCACCCCAGATGCCGCAACCAAGACATTCAAAGATGGTGTTACCAGCAGTCATCGAAGGGTATGAGAtccctcgagtattcatagatggaggaagcAGCATAAATCTAATctacgcagatacattgagaaAGATGCATATTTCGCTGGCCAATCTGAAATCAACGGAAACAATTTTTCATGGAATAACGGCCGAGAAGCCCAGCTACCCCTTGGGCAAAATAGCTCTCGACATACAATTCGAGACAGTGgagaatttcaggaaggaaaagctcGAGTTTGAGGTCATTGACTGGTCATCACAGTACCACACCCTCCTGGGGCGACCCGCATACGCCAGGTTCATGGCAGTGCTTCATTACGCATACCTCTTGTGGAGGATTCCTGGACCCATCGGCCCAATAATGGTCAGTGGAAGCTTCGCATTGTCAGATAAGTGCGACAGGGATTTCAACAGAATTTCCGAGTCGTTTGGAATGCATGCTGAGTACGAGGCGACAAAATTCACCGCTAACCATGATGTGTTGCCATACGGGGGTAGATCCTTGCAAGAGCAAGCTTTCGACACCTCCAAAGACACCAAGGAAGTACATATCCACCCAACAGATCCCAAGAAGACAACATCCATCGTGACCAACTTGGATCGCACATAG